The window TACCCCGTTTTCCTCGCCCATGTAAATATCCAGAACAGCCAGGGCGGGCCGCGCTCCGCCCTCCACCGCTTCGACCAACGCCGCGCCGGAGGGGTATGCGGCGATTTCTATATCGGCGGATAACTCCAACGCCGCCGCGGTCAACGCCGCTTCTATGGCCTCCAACTCCCGCTGTTCATCGTCACAAATGGCAATCAGCATAGTCTTACCTCTCTAAAAAAAGTAATTAGGGGGTTTCATGTGCGTATATACGCACATGACCGCTGCATGTGCAGCGGTCATCAGTCCTCTTTGGGTATATTTTATCCTATCCTCCAAAAGAGCGCAATATCGCCGCCTTACCGCTCATGCACGTTTTCGACCGTTCATGTAATTTCTACGTTTTGCACAAAGGTTTCCGCCTATTCATTCTTGACAGCCCTGGTAAGCGGTATTACCCCCAATGGTCTGAGCAATATTTCAGCTGTTCCCCAAGCAACAATTAAAAGTATTCTCAACGGGGAAAGTCAAAATCCTGGAACAGTTACCATCAAAAAGTTGTGCGATGGTTTTGAAAT is drawn from Lachnospiraceae bacterium and contains these coding sequences:
- a CDS encoding transcriptional regulator, which produces MTALVSGITPNGLSNISAVPQATIKSILNGESQNPGTVTIKKLCDGFEITLGEFFYAPEFDALEQEIC